One genomic segment of Suttonella sp. R2A3 includes these proteins:
- a CDS encoding uracil-DNA glycosylase family protein, translating into MMETHPFAPFIPEKAKLLMVGSFPPPKARWGMDFFYPNPQNDMWRIYGLAFFDDKNHFLNADSSGGDAAKIRAFLSEKGIAIAGVAYKVERLKGNASDQFLRIVETVDLSALLAKVPHCHSIMTTGGKATDTLCELLPENTRKPTLQKPGQTQVNNRKLNLYRLPSTSRAYPKPLAEKAAIYAKFFREVGVLSG; encoded by the coding sequence ATGATGGAAACCCACCCATTTGCGCCATTTATCCCTGAAAAAGCGAAGCTACTCATGGTCGGCAGCTTCCCGCCACCTAAAGCGCGCTGGGGTATGGACTTTTTTTACCCTAACCCACAAAACGATATGTGGCGGATTTATGGCTTGGCGTTTTTTGACGATAAAAACCATTTTCTGAATGCCGATAGCAGTGGTGGGGATGCGGCAAAAATCCGTGCATTTTTAAGCGAAAAGGGTATCGCGATTGCCGGTGTGGCGTATAAGGTCGAGCGCTTAAAAGGTAATGCTTCCGATCAGTTTTTACGCATCGTTGAAACGGTAGATCTTTCGGCGCTGCTGGCTAAAGTGCCGCATTGCCACAGCATCATGACCACAGGCGGCAAAGCCACGGATACGCTATGCGAGCTATTGCCAGAAAATACCCGCAAGCCGACCTTGCAAAAACCGGGACAAACGCAAGTTAATAACCGCAAGCTCAACCTATACCGACTACCATCAACTTCACGCGCCTACCCCAAACCACTCGCTGAAAAAGCGGCTATTTATGCCAAGTTCTTTCGAGAAGTCGGTGTGTTATCGGGTTAA
- a CDS encoding Tex family protein, whose translation MDIAQHIAEKLSTPVHKVKAAIALLDDGATVPFIARYRKEATGGLDDTQLRLLHDQLGYCRALDARRETILSSIAEQGKLTDVLRQNIEAARDKTTLEDLYLPYKPKRRTKAQIAREAGLAPLAKQILDEQSSDPSAFAQGYISVDDGITDAQAALDGARAIIIEELGEDAALLAVLRDKLWREAVVVAEVVAGQEEIGSKFNDYFAYEEAIHKIPAHRALALLRGRNEGVLQVQLRAQAAQLSSRAVSDYEVLMAQHLALGADCQWLHDTVRLAWRGKLLVSLTTQAFARLKQQADQDAIAVFASNVKDVLLASPAGRLPTMGLDPGLRTGVKVAVVDDTGKVVTTDTIYPHPPRKDWQGSLTTLLALIERYDVRLIAIGNGTASRETDQLVSELLQACRSRELARVDKLMVSEAGASVYSASALAANELPNMDVSLRGAVSIARRLQDPLAELVKIDPKSIGVGQYQHDVDQVALAHSLDGVVEDCVNAVGVDVNIASPALLARIAGLHSTLADNIVAYRDEHGAFASRKALLDVPRLGAKTYEQAAGFLRIHDGDEPLDGSAVHPEAYGVVRAMCDKLRLDARALIGNREALSRLDAQTFTNEQFGLPTINDILAELDKPGRDPRGEFQTANFAEGVQQITDLYEGMLLEGVVSNVANFGAFVDVGVHQDGLVHISQLADRYVADPRDIVKAGDVVKVRVLEVDVKRKRISLSMREEATKTKHTAQKPAKNSAEQRKSVPDCQKPQTAMAEAFAGLKKS comes from the coding sequence ATGGATATTGCCCAACATATTGCTGAAAAACTCAGTACGCCAGTCCATAAGGTGAAGGCTGCGATAGCGCTACTCGATGATGGTGCGACCGTGCCGTTTATCGCACGCTATCGCAAAGAGGCAACCGGTGGACTAGACGATACGCAGCTACGATTGTTACACGACCAGCTTGGCTATTGCCGCGCACTCGATGCACGTCGTGAAACGATTTTGTCTTCGATTGCTGAGCAAGGAAAGCTGACCGATGTCCTGCGACAAAACATAGAAGCCGCACGCGATAAAACAACGCTGGAAGATTTGTATTTGCCGTATAAACCCAAACGGCGTACAAAAGCACAGATCGCTCGTGAAGCAGGGCTAGCACCACTCGCCAAACAAATACTCGACGAGCAATCAAGCGATCCATCAGCGTTCGCTCAAGGCTATATTAGCGTCGATGATGGGATAACAGATGCCCAAGCGGCGCTAGATGGTGCACGTGCGATTATTATTGAAGAGCTCGGTGAGGATGCCGCGCTGCTGGCTGTATTGCGCGATAAATTATGGCGTGAGGCAGTAGTCGTTGCCGAAGTTGTTGCCGGACAAGAAGAGATCGGTAGTAAATTTAACGATTATTTTGCTTATGAAGAGGCCATTCATAAAATCCCCGCGCATCGTGCGCTAGCGCTGCTGCGTGGACGTAACGAAGGCGTATTGCAGGTTCAGCTGCGCGCGCAAGCAGCACAATTGTCAAGCCGTGCGGTTAGCGACTACGAAGTGTTAATGGCACAGCATTTAGCGCTAGGCGCTGATTGTCAGTGGCTACACGATACGGTGCGTCTTGCTTGGCGCGGTAAGCTCTTGGTGTCGCTCACCACACAAGCGTTTGCACGCTTAAAACAACAAGCTGATCAAGATGCGATTGCAGTGTTTGCGAGCAACGTTAAAGATGTTTTGCTTGCATCTCCGGCTGGTCGGCTGCCAACCATGGGTTTGGATCCTGGTTTGCGCACCGGAGTTAAGGTCGCGGTGGTTGATGATACCGGTAAAGTGGTCACCACTGATACGATTTACCCACACCCGCCGCGCAAAGATTGGCAGGGCAGCTTAACGACGTTGCTCGCGTTGATTGAACGTTATGATGTGCGTTTGATTGCCATAGGTAATGGCACAGCGAGTCGTGAGACCGATCAGCTGGTTAGCGAGCTATTACAAGCGTGTCGCAGCCGCGAACTGGCTCGTGTGGATAAGTTGATGGTCAGTGAGGCCGGTGCGTCGGTGTATTCTGCTTCAGCATTGGCGGCCAATGAGCTGCCGAATATGGATGTGTCATTACGTGGTGCGGTGTCGATTGCGCGGCGCTTGCAAGATCCGTTAGCGGAATTGGTCAAAATTGACCCTAAATCGATTGGCGTTGGGCAATATCAGCATGATGTTGATCAAGTGGCTTTAGCTCATAGTCTTGATGGGGTGGTGGAAGATTGCGTGAACGCGGTGGGCGTGGATGTGAATATTGCTTCGCCGGCATTGCTTGCGCGTATCGCCGGGTTGCACAGCACATTGGCGGATAATATTGTTGCTTACCGCGATGAACATGGCGCATTTGCTAGCCGGAAAGCGTTGCTTGATGTACCGCGTTTGGGTGCGAAAACGTATGAACAAGCCGCTGGTTTTTTGCGCATTCATGATGGTGATGAGCCGCTTGATGGATCGGCGGTACATCCAGAGGCGTATGGGGTGGTGCGCGCGATGTGTGACAAACTCAGGCTCGATGCGCGTGCGTTGATTGGCAATCGAGAGGCGCTCTCGCGCCTAGACGCGCAGACGTTTACCAATGAGCAGTTTGGCCTGCCGACTATTAATGACATCCTTGCTGAATTAGATAAGCCCGGGCGTGATCCGCGTGGCGAATTTCAAACCGCCAATTTTGCCGAAGGTGTACAGCAAATCACCGATTTGTACGAAGGTATGCTACTTGAGGGTGTAGTCAGTAATGTCGCGAACTTTGGCGCGTTTGTCGATGTTGGTGTTCACCAAGATGGTTTGGTGCATATCTCGCAGCTTGCTGATCGTTATGTTGCTGATCCGCGTGACATCGTAAAAGCTGGTGATGTGGTGAAAGTGCGCGTGCTAGAAGTGGACGTTAAACGCAAACGTATTAGTTTATCGATGCGAGAAGAGGCCACAAAAACCAAGCATACTGCACAAAAACCTGCTAAAAATTCTGCGGAGCAACGAAAAAGCGTACCAGACTGCCAAAAGCCACAAACTGCGATGGCAGAAGCGTTTGCTGGGCTGAAAAAATCATGA
- a CDS encoding Ig-like domain-containing protein → MTLTTNATIHAFSDVTRPPAINESVWVYIYESGDTVNPIKKVELVPLGTNTNQTLFEYNILINGADAEAYGTEYVYQFMYINSRGNISARGIQKAESVAAPEVTIVADADNDGMITAAELSGSANQTNTGSVHYGPGVDASTSLDKTVAVSVKIPSYAQAGDTIQLDNGTSEVVTVTLEAADISAGAFTVRLSGESGSVADLTAKWFGQNGSTSLNGSDQSFVNSDSEIVIDPITEDNVINAVESEGTVTITGKAQGAWMKPGDEIKLTINGTTYAGELDANNQFSINVPGSELFANTQDSDGNGQPEVYASVVSKDPFGNEFTTEGSKEYSTDTTAPSAPTVTITEDVNDDGFVNAEELEGEVDVTIGLPAGAKDGDTVTVTDSNGNTKDIVLTATDITNGSINTTVPAPAADGPLTVTATVTDKAGNTSPEGSDSVTVDTGVPGDQDDDGTSDKAPEVTITTDGDNSGSINKTELDADGGKIKVKVDISGLAHVEVDDTVVLTDQSGAQQTFVLTASDKANGYIEAEITSPAEGSDAVASAYVIDPAGNKSKTGTDSATLDTNATEAPTVKITEDVNDDGFVNAEELEGEVDVTIGLPAGAKDGDTVTVTDSNGNTKDIVLTATDITNGSINTTVPAPAADGPLTVTATVTDKAGNTSPEGSDSVTVDTGVPGDQDDDGTSDKAPEVTITTDGDNSGSINKTELDADGGKIKVKVDISGLAHVEVDDTVVLTDQSGAQQTFVLTASDKANGYIEAEITSPAEGSDAVASAYVIDPAGNKSKTGTDSATLDTNATEAPTVKITEDVNDDGFVNAEELEGEVDVTIGLPAGAKDGDTVTVTDSNGNTKDIVLTATDITNGSINTTVPAPAADGPLTVTATVTDKAGNTSPEGSDSVTVDTGVPGDQDDDGTSDKAPEVTITTDGDNSGSINKTELDADGGKIKVKVDISGLAHVEVDDTVVLTDQSGAQQTFVLTASDKANGYIEAEITSPAEGSDAVASAYVIDPAGNKSKTGTDSATLDTNATEAPTVKITEDTNGDGIINQSELQGDVDAIVNLPSDAVAGDTLVVTDQDGVSQEITLTVNHIQNGSVAVAVTAPNDGETVKVTAVVVDPAGNVSDKGYAEALIDISAPDSSTTQIAVDDVTADNVINAAESAADVAITGVATGEFQDGDKVVLTIDSVDYEGTVDSNGRFSIDVAGAGLVNDADQVIDVTFFPTDVAGNTGTVVADKAYGVDVTIDVGTIDAPDQTTDTTPTITGQGAEAGATVSVAVTDPNGNLLETLVTTVAADGTYEVTPTQPIPVGGYTATATVTDVAGNSGNTNDDGSIKEIGKHYKVFTVASSWNSDHGPVDYGSYKLTEGDDWIEIGNGSKNCWTWGTQGNIWNKAPWHGWAVISTGGGDDRIDTGVPGHQAWWGLAPDKGGCGSMFAYTKVDMGTGNDTFNLKGSMVNDAIVDMGSGDDVMRAGGFLGTNTKVDMGSGNDTLEVNGSMLGWSKVLLGDGDNSFKLHKNMVNNGVIKAGSGNDEIYIDGFVGTNNLINSGEGNDKVIIGSDVLSGTVISTEGGNDTISIGRNILAGAKVFAGDGDDSLHIGGNMLAGSMIDMGSGDDSMTIDGYVGINTRIEMGDGNDTLSFGKAMLAGSHIDMGFGDDTLIFTGKTVDGKLHGGEGQDTLVLDYNGGTNMVTGISAWKHVTNISTSDIDGFEIIKLNGPNALDIRYKDLLQDTTRDGALFVQSDDIRSKVDLGSTDWNSDRDMNLRDAGGGSWAKVGSENVGGITYDVYHHSSAGTNTNDDVYIQQGITVI, encoded by the coding sequence ATGACTTTAACAACCAATGCAACAATTCACGCCTTTAGTGACGTTACACGACCACCAGCGATAAATGAGAGTGTTTGGGTTTATATTTATGAATCTGGTGATACGGTTAATCCAATTAAGAAAGTAGAACTTGTACCACTAGGTACGAATACCAATCAAACCCTATTTGAATACAATATTCTAATAAATGGTGCCGATGCCGAGGCTTATGGCACAGAGTATGTGTATCAATTCATGTACATTAATTCACGTGGTAATATTTCAGCTAGAGGTATCCAGAAGGCGGAGAGTGTGGCTGCTCCTGAAGTAACTATTGTTGCTGATGCAGATAATGACGGGATGATTACCGCTGCTGAATTGTCTGGTTCAGCGAATCAAACTAACACAGGTTCAGTACATTATGGACCAGGTGTGGATGCGAGTACATCGCTAGATAAAACCGTTGCTGTTTCGGTTAAGATTCCAAGCTACGCCCAAGCAGGCGATACGATTCAGCTCGATAATGGTACGAGCGAAGTTGTGACGGTCACCTTAGAAGCTGCAGATATTTCAGCAGGCGCATTTACCGTCCGTTTGTCAGGAGAGTCTGGCAGTGTTGCTGATTTAACCGCTAAATGGTTTGGTCAAAACGGTAGCACTTCACTTAATGGCAGCGATCAATCGTTCGTTAATAGTGATAGCGAGATTGTTATTGACCCGATCACCGAAGATAACGTGATTAATGCCGTTGAATCAGAAGGCACAGTGACGATCACTGGTAAGGCGCAAGGCGCATGGATGAAGCCTGGCGATGAAATTAAGCTAACCATTAACGGCACAACCTACGCTGGTGAATTGGACGCAAATAATCAATTTTCAATTAATGTCCCAGGTAGCGAATTATTCGCTAACACCCAGGATAGCGATGGTAACGGTCAACCGGAAGTGTACGCTTCGGTCGTCTCAAAAGATCCATTTGGTAACGAGTTCACTACTGAGGGCTCAAAAGAATACAGTACAGACACCACAGCCCCTAGCGCACCGACGGTAACCATTACCGAAGACGTCAATGACGACGGCTTTGTTAATGCAGAAGAGCTTGAAGGTGAGGTTGATGTGACCATCGGCTTACCAGCAGGCGCTAAAGATGGCGACACTGTGACTGTGACTGACAGCAACGGCAACACTAAAGACATCGTCTTAACTGCTACAGACATCACTAACGGTTCGATTAACACCACTGTCCCTGCACCGGCAGCCGATGGTCCATTGACCGTGACGGCAACCGTCACTGACAAAGCGGGCAACACCAGCCCAGAAGGCAGCGACAGTGTGACAGTTGACACCGGTGTACCTGGCGATCAAGATGACGACGGTACTTCAGACAAAGCACCAGAAGTTACTATTACCACAGACGGTGATAACAGCGGCAGCATCAACAAAACAGAGCTTGACGCAGATGGTGGCAAGATCAAGGTCAAAGTCGACATCAGCGGCTTAGCGCACGTCGAAGTTGACGACACGGTTGTATTAACTGACCAAAGTGGCGCACAACAAACCTTTGTTCTGACAGCTAGCGACAAAGCTAACGGCTACATTGAAGCAGAGATTACGTCTCCAGCTGAAGGTTCTGACGCAGTAGCTAGTGCGTATGTAATTGACCCGGCGGGCAATAAATCTAAGACTGGCACAGACAGTGCGACCTTAGACACCAATGCCACAGAAGCGCCGACAGTTAAGATTACCGAAGACGTCAATGACGACGGCTTTGTTAATGCAGAAGAGCTTGAAGGTGAGGTTGATGTGACCATCGGCTTACCAGCAGGCGCTAAAGATGGCGACACTGTGACTGTGACTGACAGCAACGGCAACACTAAAGACATCGTCTTAACTGCTACAGACATCACTAACGGTTCGATTAACACCACTGTCCCTGCACCGGCAGCCGATGGTCCATTGACCGTGACGGCAACCGTCACTGACAAAGCGGGCAACACCAGCCCAGAAGGCAGCGACAGTGTGACAGTTGACACCGGTGTACCTGGCGATCAAGATGACGACGGTACTTCAGACAAAGCACCAGAAGTTACTATTACCACAGACGGTGATAACAGCGGCAGCATCAACAAAACAGAGCTTGACGCAGATGGTGGCAAGATCAAGGTCAAAGTCGACATCAGCGGCTTAGCGCACGTCGAAGTTGACGACACGGTTGTATTAACTGACCAAAGTGGCGCACAACAAACCTTTGTTCTGACAGCTAGCGACAAAGCTAACGGCTACATTGAAGCAGAGATTACGTCTCCAGCTGAAGGTTCTGACGCAGTAGCTAGTGCGTATGTAATTGACCCGGCGGGCAATAAATCTAAGACTGGCACAGACAGTGCGACCTTAGACACCAATGCCACAGAAGCGCCGACAGTTAAGATTACCGAAGACGTCAATGACGACGGCTTTGTTAATGCAGAAGAGCTTGAAGGTGAGGTTGATGTGACCATCGGCTTACCAGCAGGCGCTAAAGATGGCGACACTGTGACTGTGACTGACAGCAACGGCAACACTAAAGACATCGTCTTAACTGCTACAGACATCACTAACGGTTCGATTAACACCACTGTCCCTGCACCGGCAGCCGATGGTCCATTGACCGTGACGGCAACCGTCACTGACAAAGCGGGCAACACCAGCCCAGAAGGCAGCGACAGTGTGACAGTTGACACCGGTGTACCTGGCGATCAAGATGACGACGGTACTTCAGACAAAGCACCAGAAGTTACTATTACCACAGACGGTGATAACAGCGGCAGCATCAACAAAACAGAGCTTGACGCAGATGGTGGCAAGATCAAGGTCAAAGTCGACATCAGCGGCTTAGCGCACGTCGAAGTTGACGACACGGTTGTATTAACTGACCAAAGTGGCGCACAACAAACCTTTGTTCTGACAGCTAGCGACAAAGCTAACGGCTACATTGAAGCAGAGATTACGTCTCCAGCTGAAGGTTCTGACGCAGTAGCTAGTGCGTATGTAATTGACCCGGCGGGCAATAAATCTAAGACTGGCACAGACAGTGCGACCTTAGACACCAATGCCACAGAAGCGCCGACAGTTAAGATTACCGAAGACACGAATGGCGACGGTATTATTAATCAAAGTGAGCTTCAGGGTGACGTGGATGCGATCGTTAATCTGCCAAGTGATGCGGTTGCTGGTGATACCTTGGTAGTCACCGACCAAGATGGTGTAAGCCAAGAAATCACCTTGACTGTTAATCACATTCAAAACGGTAGTGTTGCTGTAGCAGTTACTGCACCAAATGATGGTGAGACTGTTAAAGTGACTGCGGTTGTTGTTGACCCAGCAGGTAACGTGTCGGATAAAGGCTATGCTGAGGCATTGATTGATATCAGTGCGCCAGATTCTAGCACAACACAAATCGCAGTTGATGATGTCACTGCTGATAACGTGATTAATGCGGCAGAAAGTGCTGCTGATGTTGCGATTACTGGTGTTGCGACTGGTGAATTCCAGGATGGCGATAAGGTCGTTCTAACCATCGATAGCGTTGACTATGAAGGTACAGTGGATAGCAACGGTCGATTCAGTATCGATGTTGCTGGCGCAGGCTTAGTCAATGATGCTGATCAGGTTATTGATGTGACTTTCTTCCCAACAGATGTTGCGGGTAACACAGGTACAGTGGTTGCTGATAAGGCCTATGGCGTTGATGTAACCATTGATGTGGGCACTATTGATGCACCAGATCAAACCACGGATACAACCCCGACCATCACAGGTCAGGGCGCAGAAGCTGGAGCAACGGTGAGTGTTGCTGTGACTGATCCTAATGGTAACCTGTTAGAAACTTTAGTAACAACCGTTGCTGCGGATGGAACGTATGAAGTCACACCAACTCAGCCAATTCCAGTTGGTGGCTACACCGCGACTGCAACCGTTACAGACGTAGCTGGTAACAGCGGCAATACCAATGATGATGGCAGCATCAAGGAAATTGGTAAGCACTATAAAGTGTTCACTGTAGCGTCAAGCTGGAACAGCGATCATGGCCCTGTTGATTATGGCTCATACAAGCTAACCGAAGGCGATGATTGGATCGAAATTGGCAATGGATCTAAGAACTGCTGGACTTGGGGTACACAGGGTAATATCTGGAACAAAGCCCCATGGCATGGTTGGGCTGTTATTTCCACCGGTGGTGGTGATGACCGGATTGATACTGGCGTTCCGGGTCACCAGGCATGGTGGGGCTTAGCACCTGATAAAGGTGGCTGTGGCAGCATGTTTGCTTATACCAAGGTTGATATGGGCACAGGTAATGACACCTTTAACCTCAAGGGTAGCATGGTCAACGATGCGATCGTTGATATGGGCTCAGGTGATGATGTCATGCGCGCTGGTGGATTCCTCGGAACCAACACCAAAGTCGATATGGGTTCTGGCAACGACACACTGGAAGTTAACGGCAGTATGTTGGGTTGGTCAAAAGTCCTCTTAGGCGATGGCGATAATAGTTTCAAATTACATAAGAATATGGTGAATAACGGGGTTATTAAAGCCGGTTCAGGTAATGATGAAATTTATATCGATGGCTTTGTCGGCACAAACAACCTGATCAACTCTGGTGAAGGTAATGACAAGGTGATCATCGGTTCAGATGTGTTATCTGGCACGGTCATTTCTACTGAAGGTGGTAATGACACCATCTCTATTGGCCGTAACATCTTGGCTGGCGCTAAGGTCTTTGCTGGCGACGGAGACGACAGCTTACATATCGGCGGTAATATGCTCGCAGGTAGCATGATTGACATGGGTTCAGGTGATGATTCTATGACTATCGATGGCTACGTTGGCATTAATACCCGAATCGAGATGGGCGATGGTAACGACACCTTGTCCTTCGGTAAAGCGATGCTTGCTGGATCGCACATTGACATGGGCTTCGGTGATGACACATTGATATTTACTGGTAAGACGGTTGATGGCAAGCTGCATGGTGGTGAAGGCCAAGATACCTTGGTGTTGGATTACAATGGTGGTACTAACATGGTTACTGGCATTAGTGCTTGGAAGCATGTGACAAACATCTCAACTTCCGACATTGATGGCTTCGAAATTATCAAGCTCAATGGCCCTAATGCGTTGGATATCCGTTATAAGGATCTCCTGCAAGACACCACACGCGACGGTGCTTTGTTTGTCCAAAGCGACGATATTCGCAGTAAAGTGGATCTTGGTAGCACGGACTGGAACTCGGATCGCGATATGAACTTACGCGATGCAGGTGGTGGTTCTTGGGCTAAAGTTGGTAGCGAAAATGTCGGTGGCATAACCTACGACGTTTACCATCACAGCAGTGCTGGCACAAACACTAATGATGATGTGTATATCCAGCAGGGTATTACTGTGATCTAA
- a CDS encoding OmpA family protein, translated as MKKNALSIGLSALALFLAGCGTLQGQDQALDTGDTTDGIVQMNAEQGGFVFFRDADDAFPKAVVISIDGEYLTSLLPGEYSPVAVCANRVQPITVAYTGQDAGYLMKAERQGPQAQPKQGEIFYIQIVHQPEGLPLLMEVPADVAKEELAQTTLHTYTRPRVNNQNNCGPVKEEVHVLNSDVLFPFDQSSVDSILPPGREDTIALAQSIDNQRLDSVAVHGHTDPTGTDAYNQTLSEKRAASIRELMIAGGVNASIIEVQGFGESKLIVDDCFAQFPGDREAQRACNEVNRRVEVIVRTR; from the coding sequence ATGAAAAAGAACGCACTGAGTATTGGTTTATCGGCATTGGCCCTGTTTTTGGCAGGCTGTGGTACTTTACAAGGACAAGATCAAGCACTCGATACTGGCGATACAACAGACGGCATCGTGCAAATGAATGCTGAACAAGGTGGCTTTGTCTTTTTCCGCGACGCCGATGATGCCTTCCCTAAGGCTGTGGTGATCTCCATTGATGGTGAATACCTGACCTCACTACTGCCTGGTGAATACTCACCAGTAGCCGTATGCGCTAACCGCGTACAACCAATCACTGTCGCTTACACAGGTCAAGACGCCGGTTATCTGATGAAAGCTGAGCGCCAAGGCCCACAAGCGCAACCCAAACAAGGCGAAATCTTCTATATCCAAATCGTCCATCAACCAGAAGGATTACCGCTGTTGATGGAAGTGCCGGCAGATGTTGCTAAAGAAGAGCTTGCACAAACCACCTTACACACCTACACCCGCCCACGCGTGAACAACCAAAACAACTGTGGTCCGGTCAAAGAAGAAGTACACGTACTCAACAGCGATGTGCTGTTCCCATTCGATCAAAGCAGCGTTGATTCTATCTTACCGCCAGGGCGTGAAGACACCATCGCGCTCGCACAAAGCATCGATAATCAGCGTTTAGACTCTGTCGCTGTTCATGGTCACACCGACCCAACCGGCACAGACGCTTACAACCAAACCCTCTCAGAAAAACGCGCCGCATCGATCCGTGAACTGATGATCGCCGGTGGCGTTAATGCCTCAATCATCGAAGTCCAAGGCTTTGGTGAAAGCAAACTCATCGTTGATGACTGCTTTGCCCAGTTCCCAGGAGATCGCGAAGCACAACGAGCATGTAATGAAGTAAACCGTCGTGTTGAAGTTATCGTGAGGACACGCTAA
- a CDS encoding PTS transporter subunit IIC: protein MAIQTKAFLHKYFITALSGMAAGLFVTLIAGLIMSQIGAWFGWELFVLIGKWAGVMMGAGIGVGIAVYLGAPPLVALCCLVTGMMGAHSELLVGGTLFVRDLENLPPMLRALPGNPIGAYLTAVFSYRLGAWLHGKTRLDILLLPLAMFSMALLICWTLCPPVVAAINALGQAIHYATSLQPFLMGVVISVVVGILLTLPTSSAAMCIAIGLDGLAGGAAVVGCAAHMVGFAVASFRENGISGLISQGLGTSMLQIPNVMRKPIIMLPAIVASAIVGPLATVVFALQCSALGSGMGTAGLVGVFAVIDANAGVLSVMTIWMAIVLLMFILPALIAGLMRAWMSRRGWIVQGDMALDGV, encoded by the coding sequence ATGGCGATTCAAACTAAGGCATTTCTCCATAAATACTTTATCACCGCGCTTAGCGGTATGGCGGCAGGGTTGTTTGTTACCTTGATTGCCGGCTTAATCATGAGCCAAATTGGCGCTTGGTTTGGCTGGGAGCTATTTGTATTAATTGGCAAATGGGCCGGTGTGATGATGGGGGCGGGGATTGGCGTCGGCATCGCTGTCTATTTAGGCGCGCCACCGCTGGTTGCTTTGTGTTGTTTAGTTACCGGCATGATGGGCGCACACAGCGAATTACTGGTCGGTGGTACGCTTTTTGTGCGTGATTTGGAAAACCTGCCCCCGATGCTAAGGGCGCTGCCGGGCAATCCGATTGGCGCCTACCTCACTGCCGTATTTTCTTACCGTTTAGGCGCTTGGCTGCATGGCAAAACACGGCTTGATATCTTATTACTTCCGCTCGCGATGTTTAGCATGGCGCTGTTGATTTGCTGGACGTTGTGCCCGCCGGTAGTCGCGGCGATTAACGCGCTTGGCCAGGCGATTCATTATGCCACCTCACTACAACCCTTTTTGATGGGGGTTGTGATTAGCGTGGTGGTGGGTATATTACTCACGCTACCAACCAGTAGTGCGGCGATGTGTATTGCTATTGGTTTGGACGGTTTGGCCGGTGGGGCGGCGGTGGTGGGTTGTGCAGCGCATATGGTGGGCTTTGCTGTTGCGAGCTTTCGTGAAAATGGGATCAGCGGTCTGATTTCCCAAGGGCTAGGCACCAGTATGCTGCAAATTCCTAATGTGATGCGCAAACCGATCATCATGTTGCCAGCGATTGTGGCAAGCGCCATCGTTGGCCCATTAGCAACAGTTGTCTTTGCGCTGCAATGCAGTGCGCTTGGTAGCGGCATGGGAACAGCTGGTCTGGTGGGCGTGTTCGCGGTTATTGATGCCAACGCAGGTGTTTTATCCGTCATGACGATCTGGATGGCTATTGTGTTATTGATGTTTATCTTACCCGCACTGATTGCTGGATTAATGCGTGCGTGGATGAGTCGTCGCGGTTGGATTGTTCAAGGTGATATGGCGCTTGATGGCGTTTAA